In Mucilaginibacter sp. KACC 22063, the genomic stretch TTGCGCTTACTTTTATCTACTGGCACCATATTTCCTTACTGCCCTTTTACGTATTTTTAGTCTGCTCTGCGCCAGTATTTATCTTTTTCAACTACTGGTTTTACCTGGTGGGCAAATCAACAGCAAACGCCAATTACAAAAATGCCATGCGCATGAATTTTATCAGCGCAGGTTGTATGCTGCTCTACTTTGGCGGATTAATGGTTGTGCGGATATTCAGCTAACTGGCCTCACCTAAATCCTCTTAAAAAAAAGAGAAATTCATATAGCCTCACCTAAGTCCTCTCCTTTGGAGAGGACTTCAGTTTTATAAATATTTATTTTAAACCCTTCTCTTTTGGAGAAGGGTTGGCATGAGGCCCTCATAACTTCTTATCCGACTCACAACCCCTAAACAAAAAATCCTCTCGAGTGAGAGGGTCAATGTCTTAAAACTCAACGTGCGCTCTGAGTGAAAACACGTTTACAGGTCCGCGGTCTTTATTGTAAGCGGGGTGCAGGATAAACTGGTAATCTGGCGAGATAAAGAACTTCTGCTGGAAAGCATTGATCTTGTAATACAACTCGCCGATCATTTCAGTACCGTAATTTAGCCTACCATCACCAATGATGAACCCATAGCCTCCTGCTGCCAGGTAATTTCTGTGCGGGCCTGACAAACCGTTACCTACAAATGCAAGCCCGATCTCGTCGTACTTACGTTTCCATGATTGTCCGTTCAATACACCACCAAAGCTCAACGACCGGTCAATCTCGGTAAAGAAATATGTCTCTGTGTGCCCATCGTTCCAGCTGGCGCGTGCAAATACACCGAAGTCTTTTGTCAGGTTCTGCTCTGCATTTAAACCGAACCCATATTTATTGCGGCCATATTTTTCCGTTGATTCCACATCAGGCGCAACCGGAGATTCGGCCAGGGCCAGGTTGTAATTTCCAGGTTTGCCATTGTTTACAAATCCAAGTATCCTGAAAGCCCCCTTTTTATTACTGATGGCATAGCGCTTCTCGAATTCCACTGTTTGCGAATTGGCTTTACCAATGCGCTCGTCCCAAATGTAGCCGTTTGGTTGTGTTGTTACCATCGTCATGGCATAGCGCAATGTCCACGTCGGCTGGCCTAACTCGGCATACACACCAATAGCATAACCACGCGTATTAGCTGGGTAATCCCATGCGCCGTTGCTCATCAGCGACCAGTTCATGAACTGGCTACGCGGATCATGGCTAAAGCTATTTTGATCAAAATAGTCCGCCATGCCCCATTTACCCACAGTAACAGAAAAGTATCGCTTACTTTTTAAGCCTGCCAACTGGTTAAAATCATCATTAAGTGTGTCCTTATCTTTACCCCATTCAAAATTCTGGGTAAGAAACAACCGTGCAATATAGATTTTAGGCTCAGCAGATCCTACACGGAAGGTTTCACCATTTGGAAAACCCGCTACACCAAGCGTTTTACTTAAACCCGAACCACCCGACATTTCAGGATTAAAAAATGCCTGCGCTCCTTTCCATAACCTGGCACCGCCAAATAACGACGTGGTTATGGAGGTTTGCGTTTCTTTTTGTGTTAACAAACTATTTTGACCGGTGTAAGGCGCACTAAAACCAAGCTTTGACTGGGTGATAACCGTTTGTTGAAAATGAAAGTTAAAGCGTTGCTGCTTTAGTGTATCTTGTGCATTTGCACTTACTGCACAAATGATTAATACCAATAATAGGGGTAATTTTTTCACCATAAATGTTCAATTTTTTATTGACTACCTGCTGCAAATATAAAAACTATTAAATCAATCTAAAGTTTTTTTTAGACTAATCTAAATTTTAAGCCTCTCCGTTCCATTCCCTATAAAAATGATCAAGATACTGCAGCATAAAATCATGACGCTGAGCGGCTAACTGCTTACCTGTAACGGTATTCATCTTATCCTTAAGTAAAAGAAGTTTTTCGTAAAAATGGTTGATGGTGGGTGCGGTACTTTTCTTATAAGCCTCTTTGGTTAAGTTTAAATCGGGCTTTATTTCAGGATTATAAAGCTCACGGTTCTTGAAACCACCGTAAGTAAATGCGCGGGCAATACCAATGGCGCCTATGGCATCCAGGCGGTCGGCATCCTGCACCACAGCCAGTTCGGGAGAAAAATAAGACTGCTCATCAAAGCTGGCTTTGAAAGACATATGCCTGATGATCATTTCCACTTCGTGAACGACAGATGTATCAGCATTCACAGAGCGTAAAAAATCAGCCGCTGTTTGTGGGCCTATTTCTTCATCGCCGTTATTAAACTTGCTGTCTGCTATATCATGCAGCAAAGCAGCAAGTTCAACAACCAGCATGTTGGCCTTTTCAGTACTGCCAATTAGTTTGGCATTATTCCATACGCGCAAAATATGCCACCAGTCGTGTCCGGCTTCCGCATTCTGCAGTTCTTTTTTTACGAAATTAACAGTGAGGTTTATTAAATTAAGGTTGTCCATATTTGCAGTTCAGGCTGCAAATATATTTATTGATATCTACATTGAAGCAGCGCGCCTTTGATGTAATTGCTCTTCGGCCGGTTCCTCGCCCAATAAACTGATCACATCAGTTTCAATCAGTCTGGCAATATGAAATAATCTTTCTAAAGTAATTTTAGTATAGCCCAATTCGATTTTGCTGTAAGCATTTTGTGATATACCCAGTTTCATGGCCAGGTACTCTTGCGTATACCCTTTTCTTTCTCTTATTTGGCGTATGTTAGAAGCTACAGATTTTATTTTTGATGATATGTCTGCCATTTTGTAATAACAATTTTAAGTATAGATACGGAGCGTGCCTCGATTTGGATTCAGATTTTAATTAATGGTTAACTTATTTTTGATAACCGCCTCACCCAAGGTTAATGTTAACACAAAACTTTTATAAAAGATTATATTTTGTTACAACCCATAGTTGTTCATATATAGTCATAAGTATTTTAAATAATTACGTTTTAAACCATCAAAAAATTATTTGACATATAACAAAAGGAGGTTGTAATAATTATTCTGCGACTGAAAACATTATGCAGAAATTGTATCTTTAGTAAATCTGATACCTTAAAACTATACCATGAAAGCAATATGGAACGATCAGGTTATTGCCGAGAGCGATAACACCATTGTTGTAGAAAACAATCATTATTTTCCCGCAGAAAGTGTAAATAAAAGCTTTTTGCAAGATAGCAGCACACACACTACCTGCCCATGGAAAGGACTGGCTTCTTATTACACGTTAAATGTTAATGGCCGGGAAAACAAAGATGCAGCATGGTACTACCCCGAACCCAAAGAAGCAGCAGCAAACATTAAAAACTATGTGGCTTTTTGGAAAGGGGTTAAGGTAACTGAATGAAACATTACGATGCCATAGTAATAGGCTCGGGGCAGGCAGGCTCGCCGCTTTGCAAAAAGTTGGCGAAGGCGGGCAAAAAAACCGCACTTATTGAGAAAAGATTTATTGGCGGCACCTGCGTTAATGATGGCTGCACGCCAACAAAGGCCATGGTGGCATCGGCAAAGGCGGCTTACATAGCTAAACGTTGCAGTAACTTAGGGGTAAGTATAGACAGCTATCATATCGACATGAAGCAGATCAAACGCCGTAAGGACGAGATCGTGCTTCAATCGCGCAATGGTGGCCAAAAGGCCATAGAAGCAACCGAGAACCTTGACCTGATATGGGGCGAAGCCATATTTACCGGGCACAAAACTGTAAAAGTACTGCTGAACAATGGCGGTGAAGAAGAATTGCAGGCCGACCTGTTTTTTCTCGACATCGGTACAACACCAATTATTCCAGGAATCCCCGGACTTGATACCATAAATTATCATACCTCTACTACCCTGCTCGATGTAGAACAGATACCGGAAAGCCTACTAATTATCGGCGGCAATTATGTGGCACTTGAGTTTGCACAGATGTTTCACCGCTTTGGCAGCAAGGTAACCGTATTGGAACGTGGCCCGCGTATCATGTCGCATGAGGATGAAGATATCAGCGATGAACTGAAAGAAATTTTGATTGGAGAAGGGCTTGATATGTTAACCAATGCCCATGTTACGCTTTTTGAAAAAGAAGGCGAAACCATTAAAGCCACTGTAAAAGTTGGTGAAGATATAAAGCAACTTACCTGCTCAGACGTATTGATAGCAACCGGCCGAAAGGCACAAACCCAATCCATTGCCTTGGACAAAACCGGAATTGAACTCGACGAAGAAGGCTTCATTAAAGTAAATAATAAGCTGGAAACTACAGCACCAGGCATTTACGCTTTGGGTGATGCTAACGGAGGCCCTGCATTTACGCACATCGCTTATAATGATTACACCATAGTTTACCGAAACCTTTTTGAAGGCACGTATTACAGCACCACCGACAGGCCGGTACCTTATTGCATGTTTACCGATCCGCAACTTGGCCGTGTCGGCATCACTGAAAAACAGGCACGAGAAAAAGGACTGAATATTAAAATCGCGACATTACCAATGAAACACGTGGCGCGTGCCATTGAAACCGGTGAAACGCGCGGCGTGATGAAAGCAGTGGTTAATGCTGATACTAAAGAGGTATTGGGTGTAGCCATACTTGGCGAAGAAGGCGGCGAAATTATGTCAGTAATGCAAATGGCTATGGAAGGCGGCATTACGTATGACCGTATCCGGTATTGTGTTTTTGCGCACCCTACTTACTCAGAATCGTTGAATAATTTATTCATGAAGCTTGATGATTAAGCCATGATATCTGTACGCCAGTTAAGCAAACATTACAATCAACAAATAGCAGTTGACCGCATCTCCTTTGATGTTAATGAAGGGGAAACGCTGATCATTTTAGGATCAAGCGGGTGCGGGAAAACAACTACGCTGAAGATGCTTAACCGCCTGATTGAACCCACCAGTGGCGATGTGGCTGTAAATGGCGTCAACATCAAAAAACAATCGCCGGAGGAATTACGCCGCGGCATTGGGTATGTTCTACAAAACACCGGGCTGTTTCCGCATTATACCATAGAGCAAAATATTGCCATTGTACCCAACCTTTTGAAATGGGATAAGGCAAAAACCACTGAACGTATGCACGAGTTAATGCAAAAACTGCATTTACCGACAGAGATGCTTCGACAGTACCCATCTCAATTAAGCGGTGGACAGCAGCAGCGGGTTGGGCTGGCACGTGCATTAATTGCCGACCCTCCTGTTTTGTTAATGGATGAGCCTTTCGGGGCATTGGATAACATCACCCGCACCCGGATACAAACAGAATTTAAAGAGTTGGACGAGCTGAAGCGCAAAACCATTGTAATGGTAACGCACGATGTTCAGGAGGCATTTGAATTAGCCGACCGGATCTGCCTGATGGATCAGGGCCATATCATTCAGATTGGTAAACCGCAAGAGCTGCTATTCAAGCCTGCTAATGATTTTGTAAAGCAATTCTTAGAAGGGCAACGCCTGCAATTAGAGTTAAGGCTGATCACAATGGAGCAGCTTTGGTATCTCTTGGAAGCTACCCCAACTACACAATCTGCTCCTAATGTCAATGCTAAAACCAGCGTTTGGGATTGCCTTAACATATTTGGTCAAAAGCATGATGCTGTTACGGTGCAATATCAGAATGGGTATAAAGCAATTACCTTTCAGCAGTTGATGTCGGCTTTTAACCAGTATCAAAAACAAACGCAATCTGCCGCATGAACGAGCAACCTCAAAACCTTTGGCAGTTTATGGTGCAGGAGTCGGACAAGCTGCTGACCCAAACCTTGCAGCATATCGGCCTTACGTTTATCTCATTGCTGTTAGCTATTCTTGTGGGGCTGCCATTGGGCATATTTATAGCGCGCAGGCAAAAATACTCGGGCATTGTATTAACCATAGCCGGTATATTACAAACCATACCCAGCATAGCATTGCTTGGGTTTATGATCCCCGTATTAGGTATAGGCCCCAAACCTGCCATAGCTGCATTATTAATCTATGCACTACTGCCGGTTATTCGCAACACGTTCACTGGCATTTCCGGGGTTGATGCCTCGGTTAAAGAAGCGGCACAGGCGATGGGCATGTCGCAGGCACAGATATTAACCAAGGTTGAGCTGCCCTTGGCTATGCCCGTAATATTAGCAGGTATACGCACCGCTGCGGTTATCAACGTTGGCGTTGCCACGCTGGCCTCATTAATAGCTGCCGGTGGCTTGGGTGAGTTTATTTTCGGCGGAATATCGCTTAACAATACCAACATGATATTGGCCGG encodes the following:
- a CDS encoding carbohydrate porin, with protein sequence MVKKLPLLLVLIICAVSANAQDTLKQQRFNFHFQQTVITQSKLGFSAPYTGQNSLLTQKETQTSITTSLFGGARLWKGAQAFFNPEMSGGSGLSKTLGVAGFPNGETFRVGSAEPKIYIARLFLTQNFEWGKDKDTLNDDFNQLAGLKSKRYFSVTVGKWGMADYFDQNSFSHDPRSQFMNWSLMSNGAWDYPANTRGYAIGVYAELGQPTWTLRYAMTMVTTQPNGYIWDERIGKANSQTVEFEKRYAISNKKGAFRILGFVNNGKPGNYNLALAESPVAPDVESTEKYGRNKYGFGLNAEQNLTKDFGVFARASWNDGHTETYFFTEIDRSLSFGGVLNGQSWKRKYDEIGLAFVGNGLSGPHRNYLAAGGYGFIIGDGRLNYGTEMIGELYYKINAFQQKFFISPDYQFILHPAYNKDRGPVNVFSLRAHVEF
- a CDS encoding HD domain-containing protein, translated to MDNLNLINLTVNFVKKELQNAEAGHDWWHILRVWNNAKLIGSTEKANMLVVELAALLHDIADSKFNNGDEEIGPQTAADFLRSVNADTSVVHEVEMIIRHMSFKASFDEQSYFSPELAVVQDADRLDAIGAIGIARAFTYGGFKNRELYNPEIKPDLNLTKEAYKKSTAPTINHFYEKLLLLKDKMNTVTGKQLAAQRHDFMLQYLDHFYREWNGEA
- a CDS encoding helix-turn-helix domain-containing protein, translating into MADISSKIKSVASNIRQIRERKGYTQEYLAMKLGISQNAYSKIELGYTKITLERLFHIARLIETDVISLLGEEPAEEQLHQRRAASM
- a CDS encoding DUF427 domain-containing protein — its product is MKAIWNDQVIAESDNTIVVENNHYFPAESVNKSFLQDSSTHTTCPWKGLASYYTLNVNGRENKDAAWYYPEPKEAAANIKNYVAFWKGVKVTE
- a CDS encoding mercuric reductase, which translates into the protein MKHYDAIVIGSGQAGSPLCKKLAKAGKKTALIEKRFIGGTCVNDGCTPTKAMVASAKAAYIAKRCSNLGVSIDSYHIDMKQIKRRKDEIVLQSRNGGQKAIEATENLDLIWGEAIFTGHKTVKVLLNNGGEEELQADLFFLDIGTTPIIPGIPGLDTINYHTSTTLLDVEQIPESLLIIGGNYVALEFAQMFHRFGSKVTVLERGPRIMSHEDEDISDELKEILIGEGLDMLTNAHVTLFEKEGETIKATVKVGEDIKQLTCSDVLIATGRKAQTQSIALDKTGIELDEEGFIKVNNKLETTAPGIYALGDANGGPAFTHIAYNDYTIVYRNLFEGTYYSTTDRPVPYCMFTDPQLGRVGITEKQAREKGLNIKIATLPMKHVARAIETGETRGVMKAVVNADTKEVLGVAILGEEGGEIMSVMQMAMEGGITYDRIRYCVFAHPTYSESLNNLFMKLDD
- a CDS encoding ABC transporter ATP-binding protein, with product MISVRQLSKHYNQQIAVDRISFDVNEGETLIILGSSGCGKTTTLKMLNRLIEPTSGDVAVNGVNIKKQSPEELRRGIGYVLQNTGLFPHYTIEQNIAIVPNLLKWDKAKTTERMHELMQKLHLPTEMLRQYPSQLSGGQQQRVGLARALIADPPVLLMDEPFGALDNITRTRIQTEFKELDELKRKTIVMVTHDVQEAFELADRICLMDQGHIIQIGKPQELLFKPANDFVKQFLEGQRLQLELRLITMEQLWYLLEATPTTQSAPNVNAKTSVWDCLNIFGQKHDAVTVQYQNGYKAITFQQLMSAFNQYQKQTQSAA